The DNA sequence ATTCTGAAGTTAAAATAATCTGGTCACAACACGCTTCAACATAAGACAGATTTCTGATTTTGAAGCCAACTGTCAAAGGAAAATATGGATACTGACTTAATTTGAGAGGGACAAAGATATACTTATTATATGCCTGGCAAATTATAAGATATGATATTCAGCATCTCGTTAGAAGAATATGTGCTGTTGTGTATTTTGACAGACTACCAATACAGATAGTCTGAATCTACAAAGAAACCAATATCTACTGTTGATTGAatttagtggagtaaaaagtcaaatgtttgcCTCTAAAATTTAGTGGAGTGTAAGTTCAAGGTAAAAGTAAATGGAAATTTGTACTCAAGTACCTAACAAATTGGTTCATCATTGTTTAAAGTCAAAAAAGTCTCAGTAGCTCCTAAAGTCCAAGAttatgtcctcaaatgtcttgtgttgtcagcaacccaaagatattcattCTACTGTaataaaggaagagaaaagaaaatatttacatttaagacgctggaatcagagaaatcgatggactatcaaaatagttaataataatgaatttgaTAATAACTAATAtattaattgttgcagctctactaataatcagtatcaACCTTGGAACAACAATAGCTGAAAGCACAGGGAAGCTGGCAGCACTGGTGGCAAGCATGGCTGAACAGATAACAAAAGGAGCTTAGGGCCCAGTTTCAGTTTACAGAAACTTCATTATAAGAAAGTTCAAGGAATAAACGTCACTGCTGCCCACATGGTTTGACAAACAGATGATCTCTGAGAGGTTATGTGCAGAAACACCTCAGTGATGGGAACCAAGCCTGTGacgaatttaaaaaaaatcccatgagTTCACACACAAATCAAGATTAATTGTTGGCTAAGATGATGCAATGTCTAACTTTACCTATTGCAAAACAGTACTCTGTATGAGCTGAGTTTCAGGTAGGACATTGCAGAAACCTATAATATCATGACAGCATGTTTAGTACAAACGTTGACCGTGTTCATTTGTCTGTCATTCCCAAAAGCCTTACTTCACAGATGGCCAGACTGTTTGGAGTTTTGGATCAAAATGATTGCGACAAATGTCCCATGGGACCAAAATGCCTGTAAAGCACGGCAATCAGGTGAAGAATGGACAAAGCTGAGTAGATCCCAGTCCAATGGTTCAACtacactttttgttgttgtttgttcagcagttattgtctgttttttggtaaCGACAAACATTTCTACCAGCTCATATTGTGATAATTATTCTTTAAAGCTGTAACGATGAATCAATTAGATTTGAAGTCAATTCTTCCAGCTTCTGAATTTGAATATGCTCTAGTTTCTtaactcctctatgacagttaataaaatgtgttgtgttgagaacaaaacaagacatttgagcaAGTCATCTTgggttttgggaaacactgatcaacgTTATccatcattttctgacatttataaacaaaacaactaaaccaTTAATCAAGAAATACTGGACAGATTAATTGACAACGAAAACAATCATTGCAGTCAAATCATCGTTGACTCCATTGTGTTGCTAATTctctttaaagaaacatttgatttggtCAGGAAAAGTCTGTCTCGGACCAGAATATTTTGCAAATTCTGCTGCAAACCGGTCACcaaaaaaagactcaaacacCACTAACCTCTAATATCACCTACGCGAGAACCATGCAAAACAGTACGGAGCTGGACCATGGATGAGAGCAACAAAATCCAATTGTGCGCTCAAAAGaatcaaaatgttgaaacattgCCAAGCTTTTAGCTGAACATCACTTTACGGGCTCAGAACACTTTTCTGAAGTAGTATTCATGGTAGAACAACCTCACAGACAACTCTTTACAACTGAACATCCTTCCAGCACTGGGGCTTTGATGGTGAACTGCATTTTATCTGGTTTGCTTTGCTTGAGCTACAGTATACACCAGTCAACTGATGATGGGGGATCATACAAGTAGCAAATTTGGCTGTGTGCTTTTGGTGGGTTTCCATTCTGCAGACTAAAAGATGCTCAACAACCCACTGTCGCTCTTTACTGTAGGCAGACAATGTCTCAAATCGGtgttctcagaaaaaaaacacagctcctcTCAACAcagcaaggagaaaaaaaaaactatgctgTTGTTGTCTGACACAAGGACAATATTATGTAATACAGTACAGCGTGCACATTTAAGGTCAACTACATTATCACAGGCTACAGAAACAACAAGATTTAGTGCTTTTAGAGAGGAGGGTAGGATTTGACTTCAGCCCAAATCAGATTTACTTTACAAACTTTGAACAGAATGAATACCACAAATTTACAGAATGAAGACAACATTTATGCAGttgatttagatttagatttagatgtAATAAATTGCGTTTTGAGGGGTTGATCCTCTGCTGCCTCCCGAGTAACATGTCATCATTGGTCCCTCACATAAATGTCTTCATATAAAGTGTTTTGATCCTGCAATCAGTTTCATGTGATGCACAAGGAAAACCCCTTGACATACTCCTTTAATGCATTCTCAGGCATATTATGCAAATATCGCCTACATAAATTAAACAGTTTTTGGGTGATAatatactgaaaaacaaataagatgTAGTATTACTTCTAGATTAAATTGTTAAGTACTAACAGCAGTGCATATACCACCAGATCAATTCATTTCGGTACCTGTTGCAGAAGTAGTATTAAAGAAACtctaaatgtgttcattttctaaACTGTCCGTGACATTTAATAGTAAAAGATGGGAGCCTTAAGGCGAAGCAAATggcatttaatttaaaaaaacaaaacaaaacaacctgtGCCCCACTCATGCAAGTTTGTGGTACTTCAAATACACTTCCAGCTAAAGTACACCGACTTCTCGTCGGTGATGATTACAACACAAAATGCACCCTAAcgtgaactaaaaaaaaaagaaaaagaaaaagaaaaagtcgtGATTTAATCTTCCTTACTCGCACACGGTGTCCGTCTTCTCTAACATTGGGCTGACACTGTTGCTTGCTAGCTAAAACATGACATTAACTAGTTGTGTTGAGCGGAAAATATGTAAGTTAGCTAGCGATACATCAGGCCGATAAGATGAGGTGTAAACTCCgaacaacatgaaaaatgttagGTAGGTAAACACTGTCTTACCACACCATCCCGTAGGCTCCTTCCCCGATGTAGGAGAGGTTGCTGTACCGAGGCCCGACGTCGAAGGCCTGCCCGCGGACCAGCTCCGTTCCCGACCCGGGGCTGGGGCCGCAGCCAGCAGGGGCAGACACCGCAGCTGTCGCCATTATGATGACTGGCCTTTTACAACGctaccaaataaaaaaaagagcgacTGAGattagaaaatatatatatatatttgtgtgtgtgtatatgtccGTCGTCGCTGTGACTGAAACAGAGCTTTCAGAGTGGCAGAGGCCTTCACTACGTGTGGAGTGCTTTTTCCTTCCGTTAGTGTGCGTTCAGAGCGACCACACCACTGCTGTGCTGtcgcaggcaggcaggcaggcaggcaggggcGAGGAGcggagaggctgctgctgctgctgcaggaaataACGAAGGCAGTCATGTGATCCGGTGTTTTcgcttttcccttttttctttcccttcttcctatttttttttttttttttttttttttttttgggacgATCAGTGTTGCTTTCATGTACTACTTCCACACAgtagcacaaacaaaacagaaaggtgTTAGATGCAGTGAGTGGTGGATGAAGTGCTCAGATCCTTCACTGCAGTGAAAATATTTATTCccacacatatatacagttttttttgtggtttgtgaaaaaaaaaaaaaaaggaaaatagtcACAAAATGCAGTCATAATCACAACTGACTGatcaattaacaaaaatgttgctacatatataataaagaaaatgtaggCTACATGATTTACCAATCATTTCAGCTGTACTTGTTTATACTTTTGGGTAGTTGATCTCACAACGAATCTATTTTTACCACCTTttttgactgaaaaataaaaatgctgtaATGTTATTTGCCCTGAATCAAGAGGAATGACATCCTGacagctccatctgctggtgacaacatgacatgacagcaTTTCCTGCTGTTAATGATTTAAACTGGGAGTCatgtaaatgaaagtaaaaCTAGATTTGACATTGTTGAACAGAGCTGAGACGCCATTACAGGATGTCAgatctctgctgaaaaacaaacgaTTGGAGTATTTGAAGCAATcaagacaagagacagaaacttgGTGAGTCCTGCTGTGAAAAATAACTTCTACAACAAATGGCTGAGAAAAGTTTTGCTCTTCTTGAAAGTTTCCTGAGCTGCCATGTGTGTTCAGAGACTTTCAGAGATCCTGTGTCTCTGAGCTGCAACCACAACTTCTGTTCAAGCTGCCTGAAAAAAATATGGgaacaagctgaaaacaaaaattgtCCTATTTGTGAAAGAAGATCCTCAAAGGAATTTCCACCAGTGAACTTTTCTTTGAAGGAACTGGCTGACTCATTTGCTGGGAGACAACAATCTGGATCAtctgaggcagaaaaagaagtgaagaaggtggaggtggtgtgtAGTAAACATCCAGAAGTCCCCAAATTGTTCTGTGAGGACAAGcagacagctgtgtgtcctgtctgtgatgtttctctCCACCAGAGCCACAAGGTGGTTCCTATAGAACCAACTGTCAGTgagctgaaggagcagctggAATCTGACTTAAAGTCTCTAAAGGACAAGaggaacaaatacaaacaagtgGAGAAAACATACAATGAAGTGATTCAACACTCCAAGAAGCAGCTGTTgtccacagagaggcagatcagagcagagttCAACAAGCTCCACCAGTtcctgaaagaggaagaggagtccaGACTGGCAgctctgagggaggaagaggagcagaaggggaagactgtcagcagagagatgaagatgattgaggagcagctctcctctctgttggaCAGTATCTGTGCTGTTGAAcaagagctgcagaaacacaacgtGCCATTCCTCAGCAGTTATAAAGCCACTCAGACCAGAGCCAGAGTCCAGTGCTCACTGTCAGATCCACAGCTGGTCTCAGGAGCGCTGATAGATGTggccaaacacctgggcaacctgTCCTTCAGAGTCTGGGAGAAGATGAAGGACCAGGTCCAATTCAGTCCTGTCATTCTGGACCCAAACACTGCATACCCCTGGCTCCATCTGTCTGATGATCTGACCAGTGTGAGACATGGAGACACAGACCAGCAGCTTCCTGACAATCCAGAGAGAAATACTTCCTCTGTCACTGTTCTGGGCTCTGAAGGCTTCAGCTCAGGGAAACACAgctgggaggtggaggtgggagatCATCCTAGCTGGAATGTGGGTTTGGTTAAAGAGTCAGTTgacaggaagggagagagatTTGCTACATCAAAATATGGAATTTGGTGTTTATcgcatgctgatggaaaatatACTTACGGTCCTGGTGAGACTGTCAGAGTAGAGAAAAGTCTCCAGAGGATCAGAGTCCAGCTGGACTATGACAGGGGGGAGGTGTCCTTCTACGACCCTGAAGACATGACTGACATCtacactcacagagacactttcACTGAGAAACTCTTCCCATATTTCAGTATTGGAAATGCTGGTGATGCTAAAACTGCTGATATCAAAATCTGCCAGAGTGATATTTCTCTGTGATGTTCAGGAATTAATTGTTCAGACCTGTACCTTTAATATCACTGTCTGAAACAGATGTGATTTGATGTTGACggtcacagaaatgttttcctcactgtttcttttttctgatatAAATGATCCAAAGTGGTTTTCatgcacaaaactgaaaacatttacGCCTCACTGCTTTCAATTAAAAActtaattttcacttttgaaaCACAAGATTTTAATCAGATCACAATATAACATTCTTTAACTTTTATAattttgtttgtcaaatttTGGATCTTCTGATGATTCTTTTGGTTTTGATCatgttttagtttcagtttttactCTTTACAGTCAGAGTCTCAGTGGTTCAGAGGATCAACACAcattctgactgactgattgtaAATCTTTATCATCTGTTGTCGAGTCACATGATGTTTATCTAAAGTGTCTCTACTGTCAGCAATGAATTACGAAAAGTGGTTTTGATCtccttgttttcatgtaaactCACTGTGACAATATTCACACTTAATTCATCAGTGTCAGCTGAAAATCATAATTTTAAAGATGCTGATTTGTTAAAAGTTATATTTTATTCAGCCTGCATGTATAAAGGCGGTAACAACATCAATAACATATTTGTTACATTTCTCTAACATTGTCTTGTAAATACTCTGACTGCACTGATGATGCTCTCTTGGCCTCAAAAAAACTTGATGTATTGCATAAATTGAACCAGCTCTTATAATAAAGTTTAAATCaggaaaaaatgtgtgactgtCAAATGTTGAAACTGCGTGGCATCATCAGGAGAAAAACTTTACAGCTGAAAGCTATTAAATCTCCTTGTCATTATTATCTTGTTTTGAGTCAAACAGCATCATGTCATCAGATTTAGTTTCTAAtattctcaatttttttttatagatagatagatagatagatagatagatagatagacagatagatagatagatagatagatagatagatagatagatagatagatagacagatagatagatagatagatagatagatagatagatagatagatagatagatagatagatagacaatTCCAGACAAATCCTCAAATTACAATTTTGGACAGCAAGCTCTGAAATTTTCTTtgaatatgttgatttttaaaggATCACTTTAATTGTtgtctctaaaaaaaaaaaataataataatgtatctGTTTGATTTCACAGCAGCATTTCATTCATAGTTCTtgaacatttattaaaatgcagctgctgttttctcaTGTGAAAAAGTCCTATTTTAAAATTGTTTACTTAAGTGATTATTTTATTAGTCGATTAGTCGATTTGTTGATCAACAGAAAACTGATTGCCGACAATCAGCTTCTCTGATTagtgtgttttctccttttctctatTGTAGTATATTGTGGTATATCTATTATGTCTTTGTATATAACcaatacattttgtttgatcAGGTGAACCAACTTATGTGAGACATAACCGGGTATCTGGGTGTCACATCTTGGGCTCTTGTCTATCATTTTATAGactaattaatttattgattaatcaagatGCTGACACTGGCAGATTGATAAATAGTTTTGATAGTCTTTCTATTGATATATTAATAGTTCAAACAAAAAGTACTATTAGCATGTTGCTACAAATGTCCTTGTAATCAGCCAAAtacttcattatttatttttcacctcaTCTTATCTCTGGCTGCATTCATTATTTCAAACTAATTTACTCGTCTCCTGCTGCATCTACAACCAAAcctaaattattaaaatgagaGTGTTTGTCTTTGGTGTGTAATAGCAGACATGGTGGGGCATTCAGAGTCAGAGGGAGCAGCAGTATCTAAAGTGGTTCTTCCTAATAGAAATCCTTGCGCTTATGGcaagctgttttaacatttaatagctagactggatatgtattgcacatatctgtaattcagttcttcctagtcaaaaagaacatttcagatatccacaatggCATTCTTCCCATCCACAATTGTCATTTCAGGTActcacaatgacattcttcctaggacaaatgacgccacttttgccattcatgtgtgtattgggctttcaatttcagatatccacaattacattctggatatctagaatgaacattctggatatctgcaattgAATTCTTACTAGGAAAAACTCCTTTTTCAGATATCTTCAATCCAGTTGTTACTAGttataattttcatttcagataaccaaaatgaaaaactattccagatatccagaatgtaatgGATAATTGGATATCCACAGTGTAGATACAGATGTCCACAGTtgcatttttactagtcataatACAGATTGTGGATATCCgtgatgacatttttactagtcacaatgtatttttggatattcaaaattacatagttatgcattttggatatctgatatgaaaattatgactagtGACAACTGAACTGAAGATATCTGTAATGGGAGTTTTTCCTAGTAAGAATTCTATTgtagatatccagaatgttcattctagatatccagaatgtaattgtagatatctgaaattgaaagcccaatacacatgaatggcaaaagtgacgtCATTTGTCCTAGGTAGAATGTCATTGTGGctatctgaaatgttctttttgactaggaagaactgaattaaagatatctgcaatacatatccagtctaactattaaatgttaaaatggccacttatactttttaaggatttttagatatcttaaatTTATTTTTGACTAGTACAATCAAAGTTGTTGATATCTTGAACTAACCTTTCTACTAGTAAGAATGTTATTGCGGATAactttaattaccattctgactagTGAGAATACAGTTTTGACGAGGAGAAATGCTATTATGGCtatctaaaatgtaattacagataGGAGTGTGGttcgattaaatgttaaaatggctTGCAATATGCGCTGCAACTGCTTCAAAGGTTGTTgagctggatggatggattgttGTGACTAGGGGAATTTTACGGCATCCAAACCTGTAGATGGCAgtgtaaatgaaacaaaagatcagagagagagagaggaagtctctgagagagaaaacacaatacCATCATCAAGTTGACAGGACTTAGTGGCAAATTAAAATCCAGTGATTGAAATGCTTTCAATATATTGATGTGTATGTTATTGTTAGTCCTTTGAATGTAAATATAgctcatttttctttaaaaagcaaaatTTCAGTAAATTGTGTTCATATTGTTAGATGGAGTTATGAGAGCCTGCAAGCAAGCAgatcttttctttattttaatcctTTTTCTGTTGAAGTTAGTGCattgttttctcatgttctTGTCTTAACTCAACTTTAAGCTATTAGTATAGAACTTCGATCAAAACCCAATATATCTTAACATGAGAGgaacaaatgaataaagaaatacaaccgctgaaaataacacaacacaatacaatatgCAAATATCAATAACAAAAGGTTAAGTTTATAGTAGTTATCAATAGCATGCTACTATGACTTagatattttattatattttaaagtttattttgtgtattttttgcatATAATACAACTGGGCCATATCGCTACCTGTGAGATTCTGTTGAAAGCTCTggaaaaggcaaaacaacaaaacaaacaaaaaataagttGTATTAGTATAGTTGacacaaatagaaaaataaaggtAAACGTTTAGCAGTCTGACACattgtatacatatatatatatatatatatatatatatatatatatatatatatatatatatatatatatatatatatatatatatatatatataaacaatagtaaaactcaatttaaatgactgaatatattTATCTAATTTAAACTGTGTCAGACTTCTAGAGTTTTACTATTGTTATTAGTTTTTACTccgttttgtcttttttctacGTCTCCTTCTATTAGATGTTTAAAAACgtatttattacaaatatttgatgaaaaaacacaccGCATGTAGACTGATCAAACCGGAAGCAAACCGGAAGTTGAACGCGCTTCCTGTCAGCTTGACAACGTCTTCAGAACTCACGAGCTTTGCCCTTGACTGTCGCACGTGAGTCAGTTCAGCCTCCTAACTTCATGCGTAACTGGAAGCTAGTCGGACTAGCTGGAAGAACTGACCTCAAACTGCTCGGCTGTCTACTTGTTTTAGTCTAAGCACCGGCTGTACTTAACCTAACGTCCGGCTAGACTCGGTCATAATGTCCGGTAACAGTAAgtctctgttgtttctgctgcagcgGTGTGTCGCAGTTAGGCAGCTAACCTCACCGACAGGGAGCAGAACAAGAGCAGGCGTGTTGACAGCCAGGTTCGGGTTCAGCCAGCAGCGAACATGGGCTTCGTCGACACGGAGAGTTTGCCTACAGAGACTCAGTCAGCTTCAGTCCGCGCTGAAAACCAGCCAGTACAGCTTCTGTACCAAGGTGAGTCCCATGGGGGGAGATTAGAGATCCAGACTGTGGGGGAGCTGCTGACTGCATCACCTGTTAAACACGGTCACCACAGGAGTCTGGACACACATAGAGTAACTATGAGAGACCCGCAGATCGGTTTGAATATATTTAGGAAGTGTTAAGACATACAAAAAGCCCACCATGAAAATCACTGTTACAAGTCAAAGGCCTCAAAGGAAAATTGAAATTGTGCAAGAATAACcaggaaaatgtactttaacTGAAAGTACTGTAAAATGTTCCCTGTGACTGCTCATGGCATATTCCATCACCCAAAATCCAGAACAGTGAACAAGATGTCATCATCTAGTatgcaacaaaccaaaacattacGAGGCGTAACTTCAGACAGATGTAAAACCTTTAAGTCAGCACAGTTCAAATGTCTACAGATGAGCTAAAACAGTCAAAAGTGGGAAAATTGACTTATTAAACAAACAatctttcaaacaaaaaacacgatGAAGGATAACATATAACATCTTTATGCAGAAATGATTGTTTGATTCAATCATCTGtaaagagcaaacacacactgatctatATATTTTGTCTTCCAGGCAGGAGGCCCTTTTGAAGATGATTACCCACCGCTGCCGACCTATCAGTCTTattcagaggaggagaagaaggaggtgtACATTGTGCAGGTGAAAGGTTTTCCGTGGTCATGCTCGGCCGGGGACCTCCGGGACTTCTTCTCAGGTGAGAGTCGCTTTCtgttaatgttgattttgatgGTGAAGATCACTGACATCCTGCCTCAGAGCATACTGTGTCTTCCTCATAACTCTTTCACTAATAAATTGGTGCCAGAAATGTTTACATCTGCTGTCCAAACCGTCCAACataacataaatatatttacagtatatatactGAGATAAGAATATTTGCCAACATGTATTCTCTGTGATACAGACTGTAACA is a window from the Acanthopagrus latus isolate v.2019 chromosome 5, fAcaLat1.1, whole genome shotgun sequence genome containing:
- the LOC119019563 gene encoding nuclear factor 7, brain-like, producing the protein MAEKSFALLESFLSCHVCSETFRDPVSLSCNHNFCSSCLKKIWEQAENKNCPICERRSSKEFPPVNFSLKELADSFAGRQQSGSSEAEKEVKKVEVVCSKHPEVPKLFCEDKQTAVCPVCDVSLHQSHKVVPIEPTVSELKEQLESDLKSLKDKRNKYKQVEKTYNEVIQHSKKQLLSTERQIRAEFNKLHQFLKEEEESRLAALREEEEQKGKTVSREMKMIEEQLSSLLDSICAVEQELQKHNVPFLSSYKATQTRARVQCSLSDPQLVSGALIDVAKHLGNLSFRVWEKMKDQVQFSPVILDPNTAYPWLHLSDDLTSVRHGDTDQQLPDNPERNTSSVTVLGSEGFSSGKHSWEVEVGDHPSWNVGLVKESVDRKGERFATSKYGIWCLSHADGKYTYGPGETVRVEKSLQRIRVQLDYDRGEVSFYDPEDMTDIYTHRDTFTEKLFPYFSIGNAGDAKTADIKICQSDISL